TCTGTAGATCCTTAAGTTTTTCCACCAACTCTTGGAATGAAGGACGAGATTGTGGCTCACTGTATTggacaaaacataaaaaagttgCATATCAGCTCATTTCAGAATAACGACGAGTAGGCCTCAATCCTAAGCAAGTTGGAGTCATGTCGCTGCATTTATACAGTTCGGTTCAAAAGACGTGTAAAACTAATGTGATTCAAAGCAAAATGGTTGTCAGGGCAGATGCTTTGCAATTGCAGTCTGCTCGGGAGGCGGAACAACGGAATCAAAGTTAGCCGATGATACTTTACTAGTCACTAGTCAAAAAGATGCACTGAACTCCAACATCCTTTTCCTAAAAAGGCTTCACTcttaaagatattattttgtCCAGGTCACATATTGTCCATTAACATCTACTTTAATTTCTCTCAGATTTCTTAAGGAAGTTATGAAAATATTTCGAGGTCATCTCAGTCTGGTTTGCTGAAGACAAGTCCATCGTAACTTCGGAACAAATATGAATTCAAAGGCAATAGGCCTTGGAAGTTCCAAATGATAATAAGAATAACTCATGACGTGTTTTTGACATGACAATGTCTTCCTCCTAAGGCTATTTGCTTCAACAGAACAAATTATGATGGCAAAAAGAATTAAGATGCAAACCTGAGCCAACAACTCTCGATAATAGACGCCAATTGTGGATGAACATCCTTTGGGATATCTAGCCGCTGATTCATGAATCCTACAGCTCCAATCACCTGCAATCAACTCCAAGAAGTTGTTCTTATTTTACCACTATATGATGAAAAGTAATCCactattatcttttatttttgagttgataGTCAATAACACACCTAAAGTTCAGGTAAGAACTCGAAACATGTGATACTTCAAGTGTGTTTGACCATTATCTCCTTACTTTTCTTATACGTTAGGACTGACGAGTGTCGGAGGGAGGAGGGGGGAAGAGGGGGGGGGGCTCTTCACCAACTTGAGCCAGATAACTGAATTTTATGGACTGTTGTCCATGTGAGATTTTAGTTAGAAGAAAATACCTGCATTGTGTTGAGGTTATCCCAAGGGATTTTCTCCGTGGCGAGTTCCCATAGTATCACTCCAAAACTGTATACATCAGACCTAAAGGCACATTCAAAGAAGGAtcaatatctttaaaatatttagaaatctGCTTTAAGTGCATATATCTCATAGTTGGCATACTTCTCATCTGAAGGTTCATTGCGAAGAACTTCCGGAGCCATCCATTGAGGCTGCATGCGAATAATGTAAGAAACTCAGATACTCACATGAAGTTCCAACACCACAGTTGAATTTGAATAGCTCATACTAATAGAGTAAGAAAGATAGATCCTGAGTTCAAGCTGAATACCGTTCCTTTACCCGTCTTTGTTGCTAGATATGTTTCATATTTAAGACGTGACAGACCAAAGTCCCCAACCTAGCAATATTTGCATGGTGAGAATTCTTTTCAACATATTAAAAGCTCTTTAGAAATAGACAATTGGACATTCAGAAGACTTGATAATACAGAGAAGAATGACAGTCAAATGAACTGAAGCCAAACCTTAACAGTCCAGTTCTTGTCCACAAGAAGATTTGAAGACTTCAAGTCGCGATGAACTATAGGAGGGGTAAGATGATGAAGATAATTCATGCCACGAGCCTGAAAGAAGCAGAGAAATGGAACATGGTAGGTAGCGCAAAAGAGTAACCTTGATAACTCCAAATATCTCAGATAAAAGTTATTATATAACTAATAGAAAGAATTGATGATCCAGTAAAAATAGTGGATGTTATTCTTGGTAATAGCTAATATAACAGGTAAACAGATCTCCTAAGAACTTACTACGTCTAAAGCCATGTGGATTCGTCGTCTCCATTCTAATTTGGATGCATTCCTCTGTAATAGCCTGAACAAACTTCCCCTGTAATATGGAAAAGGTGAAATGGTTTATCAGTCGCACACGAAAATACTGATACAGTCGCAAGGAATAGGCGCAAAACAAATTGAACAGGTTATTCAGCATGAAGACGGAAAAGGATTTACCGTGGCAGGAATTCTGTGACAATGCAGAGGCGTTGCGGTGAAGTAACAGCACCCATGAATAGAAGAATATTTGGATGTCGAAGTCTTTTCATAAGGgagatcttcaaaaaaaaaaaataaagcacaAGGCCTGTCAGAGACGCTTCTGGTCCTAGCATAATGTTAGTAACTATAGCTGAATAAGAAAGCAAAAAAAAGCATTAtgctcaagtctccatgtactAATATCAAGCACAAACATTTTCCAAGACATACTATGGATGAGTCATTTCATTGTAGAACTATTTTCTTTGGAAATTGATCTCCTGTACAAAATCAGATAGTATTTGCCTATTTGGGAGTAACCGGAGGGACTCCAAGCAGAAGTTGATCAAATTAACAGAAAACAAAAGATAGCTTCAGAACCAAAGGATGTCTGGATTATGATTTCCAGAGAACCAAGACTCAAGCAAGAAACGAATTCCAAGACAAGAAGTTCTCGATCCTTGTTCCTTGTTTAAGTACATAGGACTTGAAAAGTGATGGGGCGCATAAAGGCAGGGGTGAAGGATGTTGATTCAGTATTagcatttttataattttaatcacCCATTCATGTAGAAAGTCAGATAGTCACATGAAGTGAATCCTATTGTGATAGTTCCTAACAAACAGAATGGTAGTATTTTGCTTTAGACACATTTAATTCTCATCATTTGCGGATTACTCTTCACATTGGTCCTGCATTAACTGGGATGTCTTACATTAGAAAGTTCAATTTTTGAGAGAAGTCGCAGTGTAGAAGAGCATACATTGCTGGTGAATTTTCGACCTTGGTTCACAGACCTCATTAAAGGCTAAAGCAATATTGTGGCAATTTCTATGAAAAATGAGGGAAGACCGGCATTATGACTACCATATAGTTTAAAGTCCTTTAGAAAAAACAACATTCAATtagggaaaaaaaaagataaagcaTTTCATGACAGATTTATGACAAACAGACTGACCTCTTGTTTGAAGGAATATATCACTTCATCAGAATATTCTTGCTTGGTGAATACTTTAACAGCGACATCCTGCATGGCAAAGACACCATTATGTACAAAGGAGAAACCAGCTCAAGTAGATCTAAATTTCAAGTGTTGATTACAAACGGTGTTGAGGAACCTCAAGTAATATACAACTCCAATACTGGCTTAGAGAAATTTTCGACTTTGATATCATGCATACGATTATGATAGGGCCGAGAAGGCAGTTTTATTTACTGTGTTACAGTCTATAAGCATAAGCTCCCGGAGTAAATGATAACTCACAAATGCTTGATGATACTTGACGAATAAATACTTCAGAACATTCTGTCTCCAGGAAGTTTAATGAACAGAAGAGGCAAAGAACTTACTGATCCATACCACAGCCCATGATAAACAGTTCCACAAGAACCTAGAGAAACACAGATAAAAGAGAAAGTGAGAAATGAAAAAGTAAAGGTGATAACAACTGTCAAATACATAAGATTATCATAGCTATAGAGCTGGTACAGATAATTCGTTGCAGAATTCATGTGTTAGCTTCAGAAAAGATATACAAAGGTTCAAGTGCAGTTGACTACTAACTTCTGATTATTATACACAACATAAGCATATATAATGtctgaaaaatagaaaatgaaagtAAATTACATCCTTTTCGGTTACCGAAAGATTCTATGATCAAGATTGGAATAACTAACTAGACttgttttttataatttcaCCTGTAAAAGATATTCCGCGTACCTTCTCCAATCTGTTCTCCGATAGTCAAGTCCTCCCACAAGATTTCGTAATCCAGGCAGTCAGTATCCATGTCCACCTTGTTAACAGCACCACTGCTGGTGCTTCCATAGCTACTAACACTGCTTGTGCTGTTAATATTAAATGAAGACCAGGATCCTGGAGCTTCATTAGTGGTTGTCCGGTATGTTTCAGTAACCTGATTTTCTGGTTTAACTGTATTAGAACTGTTAATGTGATTTAACTCATTGTCTTGGTCATTGTTTAACCAAGGCCACACAGATCGTGTATTTCTTGACTCTGACGCTTCTCGCTCATTGCCTTTCCATGGCCATGATAAGCTTTTCTTCGCCATCCACGCCTCTGCCTTTGAGGTGATAATCTTAGAAATGCCTTGTTTTCCCTCAATCTCATCCCCAGAATGCTCCACTTTTACAAGATTAGAGAATACTCCAAAAGGAGAAGGGTGAACATCTCCCCTAGGCGTACTCGCTCCACTTGAATTTGCATCCTCCCTGTGATCTGAGAGAGCAGCATCAGAAAATGCATGGTCAGAATAATGACTATCTCCACTTCCGCCTTCACGAAACATGCTGCTCTCTCCTGtctttatttttgacttaaccTTATTGCTCACTTTTGAGGCCTATTATGACGTAAGAAAACATAAAGAAGACAGTAAGAGAACATAAAGAAAGCAAAAGAAAACCAGACAACTACCCAAACAAAGACATTACTAACCAAATTAGAAATTTTGGAGGCAATGGCAGCTTGCAGGGGCTGCTGGGGATCAAGTCCAAGTTTAGAAGAAGTAAGGGTTCTGGCTCTAAATCTTGTATCAGCTTCCAACTGCTTTACTCCCATAGACATAAGCCCTGATTCTTGGAAAGGCCTCATATCACTTGATATACAAATAACACCAAGCAAAgtaccatcatcatcataaaaaGGGGTATCGGTAGCAACGACTAGGAATCTTTCCCCTTGCTTATTTTTAACTGGAAACTGTCCAGTCCAACTCTCACCCCTGATCACTCTGTGTACAATGTTATTAGCAGCATCATGATCCCGAACATCTGTCAAGAGTTCAATGAGATCATTTCCAAGAGCTTCTGCAGCAGAATAACCATATAGTTTTTCAGCAGTTCGATTCCTGTGCAACAACGGCTCATATTACACTcctattattgataattttaacaaaCACCAATTGAAGTCAAACTGAGGCCAAATAAAATGGTCTTACCTATCTGCACAAAGTTTTTAGGGGTCATTTGGTAGCTAGTAAAGAGGAAacttattcatgtattaatttctGGATAAGGAATACTACATTTGGTTTGCAATACAGAAACTCGCATAACTAATGCATGTATAACTGATACGTGCATAATTGTTAACCAGCTACCAAATGACCTCTCAGTGTTCATCACTACAACCATGGACTAGCcaacttaaaaataaactcaaactCACAAGCTCGATCTCTATCACACAAGTCCtaacaaacaaaaggaaaagcaGAAATGCAAAAGGATAGGATATACATTTCAATTACTGACCAATAAATTATTTGACCATTGAGATCAAGTATATGAACTGCTTGTCCCATTGATTGTAATATATTCAAATACTGTCTATCAGTAAATTTCACTGCAGCAGGACCTCCTCCACCAATACCACTACCATCTCCCTCACCCTTACTACTACTCTCTCTTTGCAATGGCGACGAATGTCGGAAGGAAATTGACCCCCTCTTCCACACAGCAGCAGAACCACCATCAAATCCACCACCAGCTCGAATACGAGGCGGTCTCTGTGGTGATATAGAATGTGACCTTTGTCTTTGTGTTCTATGATCATCACACATCATAAGTTTAGACATCTCATGTTTCAATTGAGCATGTCCTGCCTCCAATTCTTGAATCTTCTTAAGCAGCTCCTCAGCTGGTGGTGTTGGTCCTTGTCCTGCTGATTCTGCTTTTCTACTATCCATTTCAATTTCAAGATTGATCAAAACCCCTCTTCACCAGTTTGACTTTATCACTGAAACCCCACTATGGAATGCATTTCTTgctgaaaaataaagaaaataactaCCCTTTTGAGTTCAAGACTCCACCTTTTTCAGCTCTCTCTCTacatatcaacaacaacaaaaacaaaccCGAGGTTCAGGGAGGGTTAAGCGTACGCAAACCTTATCACTATCCCTCCAAGATAGAGAGGCTATTTCCGAAAGACACTAATCAGCTCTCTCTACAAATCAATATCTGCAaatgaacaaaagaaaatggCTACTTCCCCCTTTGAGTTCAAGATTCCACCTTTTTCAACTCTACCACTTTATTAACACCTTCTATCTATGGATCTATCACTAATTCATCAACATATGCAAATTTTAGAAGTTACAATTTTGTTAAATggacaaaaaaaatgaagataaatGAGCACCCTTTAACTTCAAGAATCCACCTTTTTCTTCATCCATTtctcactctctctctcttatgaCCAATAATCTTGATACCCCACCCCACTATATACTATCTGCTTCTACATAGCCATAAGAAAATTAATATCTACAAAATCAGTGtgctaaaaaaaatcaacttttttttttctcaacttcTTACTTTCTATATATGGATCTATGACAAATTGCACTAAGAAAaaaccattatatatatatatgtctttctatatatatatttataaaaacactCAAAATCTGCAAATTTTTTAGTCCATTTTTAGCTGAAAAAATGCACAAAAATGGACACCCTTTGAGCTCAAGAAATGACCCTTTTCATCTCTCTTTCTTTGTACTACAGATATAGCGGATTTGCTCTTTTTGGggtgtgttttttttttttgtgtaaattaggtatatagcattttttatagtaatattcTCAAGTTATAGCACTAGAGTTTGAATTTCAttgtataacatttaatatctcaagttatagtattttaaaaaaatatataatgttaattttaaattattaaaaagagttgttaaaataaaaaataaatttaaaaaacgGACAAATTAATAATGGAAAATGGgatcttttattaaataaattaaatataattattaattactgtTAATAAATTAGCACGTTTTAagggattttaaatttttttagattagTTAGTTGCCTTAATTCTCTCAAATTAGtttaaatgatattaatttttgatttaattccTTGAAAAGCTCTACCAAATTGGCATGAACGTACATGTCATTTTGTTTTCCAAAATTTCACAATCTTTTTGAGATTtgcagattttattttcattttttattagtaGTTGAATAAATTTTGGCGTTGAAaacaatttgatttgatttgatggagAACAATGTGTCGATATTAATAAAACATGGTGGAAAGTggaattcatcatattgatttttgttacgatttgttgttttaattatgaattgttggttttaattatatttattgttttgtaCATGTATAAAAGtgttcgattttttttttattattgttagatCTAAAATATAGTTTGTATGTTCTTTTTTTGGATAAACAATCAAGTTACGTATGGCATTTTGAAAAACGATAAgtaaatataaatgtgtttGAGTTGTAATTAAATTGAAGATTCGCGTGTTAGTTGATTTgtgaataaaatagtaaaacgTACATTTATTAACTAGACAAATAATAATTAGATATAATTCTTTGTACAGGTGAAGTATTACAAATGTATGAATAATGtctgaaaattatataaaatttgtatttaatgGTAAAACCTGCTCAgataatattcaaaaagtaaGAAGATATAATTCTGTGTACTGGTGAAGTATGAAAATTGTATTAATTGTGTATGAAATTTATAAGAAACTTGTATTAATTGTGTATGAAAATCTATATTTTGTTAAACTTACAATATATGTTTCTGttgaaattataatatatattttgtattaattttgtatagaaactatattctttttgtttaattgaaatAGTGTATATGTCAgtgaatgatatattaaatgtGTATGAAGTTTGTATGAATTATTTTGATAGGTACAGATACAAAATCAGAAATTGGTCCACATTTTAGACCGGTTACAGCAACAAATTCTTTTAACCCAAGATGTAACTTTGTACCATTTACATTCATAACAAACATGTCATCCCTGTCATTTTTAGtttcaagaataaatatatGTCATAACATCTGACATTGAATTTTTATGTCAtgcaaatcataaaaaaattcaaacggTGTTTCTTGTAAGAATTGTTGAAACTTGTCTTGACCTAGGAAGGTCAACAGATCCGCAAACACATTCATGTTAATACATGAAGACAAATGTATTTGTATCTTCTTCTCCTataaaattggtaaattaaattaatacatttatcatACTATATAatgtcatataaaatcata
This portion of the Solanum pennellii chromosome 12, SPENNV200 genome encodes:
- the LOC107007278 gene encoding probable serine/threonine-protein kinase DDB_G0272254 isoform X1 → MDSRKAESAGQGPTPPAEELLKKIQELEAGHAQLKHEMSKLMMCDDHRTQRQRSHSISPQRPPRIRAGGGFDGGSAAVWKRGSISFRHSSPLQRESSSKGEGDGSGIGGGGPAAVKFTDRQYLNILQSMGQAVHILDLNGQIIYWNRTAEKLYGYSAAEALGNDLIELLTDVRDHDAANNIVHRVIRGESWTGQFPVKNKQGERFLVVATDTPFYDDDGTLLGVICISSDMRPFQESGLMSMGVKQLEADTRFRARTLTSSKLGLDPQQPLQAAIASKISNLASKVSNKVKSKIKTGESSMFREGGSGDSHYSDHAFSDAALSDHREDANSSGASTPRGDVHPSPFGVFSNLVKVEHSGDEIEGKQGISKIITSKAEAWMAKKSLSWPWKGNEREASESRNTRSVWPWLNNDQDNELNHINSSNTVKPENQVTETYRTTTNEAPGSWSSFNINSTSSVSSYGSTSSGAVNKVDMDTDCLDYEILWEDLTIGEQIGEGSCGTVYHGLWYGSDVAVKVFTKQEYSDEVIYSFKQEISLMKRLRHPNILLFMGAVTSPQRLCIVTEFLPRGSLFRLLQRNASKLEWRRRIHMALDVARGMNYLHHLTPPIVHRDLKSSNLLVDKNWTVKVGDFGLSRLKYETYLATKTGKGTPQWMAPEVLRNEPSDEKSDVYSFGVILWELATEKIPWDNLNTMQVIGAVGFMNQRLDIPKDVHPQLASIIESCWLSEPQSRPSFQELVEKLKDLQRQYVIQAQAARSTAGDSCQKEQ
- the LOC107007278 gene encoding probable serine/threonine-protein kinase DDB_G0272254 isoform X2; translation: MDSRKAESAGQGPTPPAEELLKKIQELEAGHAQLKHEMSKLMMCDDHRTQRQRSHSISPQRPPRIRAGGGFDGGSAAVWKRGSISFRHSSPLQRESSSKGEGDGSGIGGGGPAAVKFTDRQYLNILQSMGQAVHILDLNGQIIYWNRTAEKLYGYSAAEALGNDLIELLTDVRDHDAANNIVHRVIRGESWTGQFPVKNKQGERFLVVATDTPFYDDDGTLLGVICISSDMRPFQESGLMSMGVKQLEADTRFRARTLTSSKLGLDPQQPLQAAIASKISNLASKVSNKVKSKIKTGESSMFREGGSGDSHYSDHAFSDAALSDHREDANSSGASTPRGDVHPSPFGVFSNLVKVEHSGDEIEGKQGISKIITSKAEAWMAKKSLSWPWKGNEREASESRNTRSVWPWLNNDQDNELNHINSSNTVKPENQVTETYRTTTNEAPGSWSSFNINSTSSVSSYGSTSSGAVNKVDMDTDCLDYEILWEDLTIGEQIGEGSCGTVYHGLWYGSDVAVKVFTKQEYSDEVIYSFKQEISLMKRLRHPNILLFMGAVTSPQRLCIVTEFLPRGSLFRLLQRNASKLEWRRRIHMALDVARGMNYLHHLTPPIVHRDLKSSNLLVDKNWTVKVGDFGLSRLKYETYLATKTGKGTPQWMAPEVLRNEPSDEKSDVYSFGVILWELATEKIPWDNLNTMQLIAGDWSCRIHESAARYPKGCSSTIGVYYRELLAQ